The DNA window TCTAAGTGAAGAAATGCTGAAAGGGGCACGTTATAGATTTAGAGATGATCCTTTAGTTCAATATATTACAGCAGACTTTGCAGCTTATGATTTCGGAGAGCAGCGATATGATGCTGTCATTTCATCACTAGCGATCCACCACTTATCTCATCAGGATAAAAGAACCCTATTTCGCAATGTATTCAACCTTCTACCGGAAGGAGGAATCTTCATAAATGCGGATCAGGCCTCCGGCTCATCTCCTTACTTTGATCTTTATTATAAAGAGCAATGGGAGGATACGATTCGCCGGAATGGCCTTACGAACGAAGTCATAGAATCCGCAATTGAACGAAGGAAGCTAGACAGAAACGCATCTGTGAATGATCAGATCAAATGGTTATCAGAGGCAGGGTTCACAGCGTCAGATTGCATCTATAAATATCATGAATTTGC is part of the Paenibacillus segetis genome and encodes:
- a CDS encoding class I SAM-dependent methyltransferase, with amino-acid sequence MSDSLKRQFDAVAQDYDLQRRQLIPCFDDFYSMATSAVHTEQKAPRILDLGAGTGLFSSFVRLKYPDALLTLMDLSEEMLKGARYRFRDDPLVQYITADFAAYDFGEQRYDAVISSLAIHHLSHQDKRTLFRNVFNLLPEGGIFINADQASGSSPYFDLYYKEQWEDTIRRNGLTNEVIESAIERRKLDRNASVNDQIKWLSEAGFTASDCIYKYHEFALFYSRK